From bacterium, one genomic window encodes:
- a CDS encoding lmo0937 family membrane protein has protein sequence MLWTLFVILLVLWVLGYFSFHIAGGLIHLLLVIAVIVLIYNLITGRRAVL, from the coding sequence ATGCTCTGGACACTCTTCGTCATTCTCCTCGTGTTGTGGGTACTCGGGTACTTCTCGTTTCACATCGCCGGTGGTCTGATCCATCTGCTGCTTGTGATCGCCGTCATCGTCCTCATTTACAACCTCATCACCGGGCGGCGCGCCGTATTATAG